From the genome of Corallococcus exiguus:
CCAGTTCACGAAGAAGATGGGCTTCACGGACGTGAAGGTGGCCGCCGCCGAGCGCGCGGCGGACCAGTACACGTTCTTCGTCGTCTACGCCCGCTCCAACGTGACGCTGGACTACGCGGAGATCGACGTGCCGGAGGTGGTGGTGCGCAAGATGGGGTTCAACGACCTCAACGCGCTCATCAAGGAGAAGGTGCGCCGGCGCATCGTCGTCTTCGGTGCGTGCACGGGCACGGACACGCACACGGTGGGTATCGACGCCATCCTGAACATGAAGGGCTACGCGGGCGACTACGGCCTGGAGCGCTACCCCGGCTTCGAGGCGTTCAACCTGGGCAGCCAGGTGCCCAACGAGGACCTGATCAAGAAGGCCACCGCGAAGCACGCGGACGCCATCCTGGTGTCCCAGGTCGTCACGCAGCGCGACGTGCACAAGGACAACTCGCGCCAGTTCATCGACGCGGCGAAGGCGGCGGGCATCCACGGCAAGACGCTGCTGCTGCTGGGCGGGCCGCGCGTGGACCACAAGCTGGCGCTGGAGCTGGGCTTCGACGCGGGCTTCGGGGCGGGCACCAAGCCGTCCGACGTGGCGAACTACATCGTGCACGCGGTGATGAAGAAAGAGGGCACGGAGTCCGCGGACTCCCACTACCAGGGGGAACCCACGTGAGCACTGGCACCAAGGCGGTACTGCGGCTGCGCATGGGCAGCCACGACGCGCACTACGGCGGCAACCTGGTGGACGGGGCGCGGATGCTCGGTCTGTTCGGGGACGTGGCCACGGAGCTGTGCATCCGCTCGGACGGGGACGAGGGCCTGTTCCGCGCCTACGACTCCGTGGAGTTCCTGGCCCCGGTGTACGCGGGCGACTTCATCGAGGCGGAGGGCGAGATCATCAGCGAGGGCAACACGTCGCGGAAGATGCGCTTCGAGGCTCGCAAGGTCATCAAGCCCCGGACGGACGTGAATGACTCGGCGGCGGACGTACTGCCAGAGGCGGTGGTGGTGTGCCGCGCTTCGGGCACCTGCGTCGTTCCGAAGGACAAGCAGCGGGTGAAGCGATGAGCAGGCCCATGGTCCTCACCGCCGCCCTGGTGGGTGCGGAGACGACGCGCGAGCAGACGCCGTACCTGCCCATCACCGCGGAGGAGATCGCGGAGGATGCGGCGAAGTGCCGCGAGGCCGGCGCGGCGATGGTGCACATCCACGTGCGCACGGCGGAGGGCAAGCCGTCGCAGGACGCGGAGCTGTTCCGCGCGGCCATCCGAGCCATCCGCAAGCGCACGGACGTGCTCGTCCAGGTGTCCACGGGCGGCGCGGTGGGCATGGGCGTGGACGAGCGGTGCGGCGGGCTCACGCTCACGGGAGCGGACAAGCCGGACATGGCCACGCTCACCACGGGCACGGTGAACTTCGGGGAAGAGGTGTTCTGGAATCCCCGGCCGCTGGTGCGCGACATCGCGAAGCGCATCAAGGGCATTGGCCTCAAGCCGGAGCTGGAGTGCTTCGACGTCGGGATGATCGACGAGGCGCGCTACCTGGCGAAGGAGGGGCTGGTGGAGTTGCCGGCGCACTTCGACTTCGTGCTGGGCGTGCCGGGCACGCTGCAGGCGCGGCCAGAGGTGCTGGACTTCATGATCGCCTCGCTGCCGGAGGGGAGCTCCTGGACGGTGGCGGGCGTGGGGCGCCAGCAGCTCCCGTTCGTGGAAGAGGCCGCGAAGCGCGGCGGCAACGCGCGCGTGGGCCTGGAGGACAACATCTACCTGTCCAAGGGCGTGCTCGCGAAGGGCAACTTCGAACTGGTGGCGGAGGCCGCGAAGCGGGCCCGTGCCGCCGGCCGTGAGATTGCCTCCCCCGAGCAGGCCCGGCAGCTGCTGCGCCTGGGCTGAGGTTTCACGCGCGGAGCCATCACGTGAGGCCCGGGAGCGGAACCGCCCCGGGCCTTCTTGTTTCGTCTCAGTGATGCTCGAACGCGGTGCGGCCTCCCGGCTGCTTACGCGGCCCAGGCCCAGCCGACATGGCCGTCCGGGCGCACCAGCAGGCCGCCCACACCTTCGAAGTCCGCGCGTCCCAGGCGACCGCGCAGCGTCGTCACCTGGGAGGGCCAGCCGGGTTCCCAGCGGGGCAGGGGGCGTGCGTCGTCCTCGCCCAGACCCAGCAGCAGCCACCGGCCCGGATGCAGTGCCGCGTAGAGCCGCGCGTCCGTGCCGAGCTCCACGTCGCTCAGGCGTCGGCCGCACCACTCGGACAGCAGCGGTGAGGGTGTCTGGGGCGCGGGCACGTCCAGCGGCGCGTAGCCCACGTCGAGCGCCCCGATGTTGTCCGCGAGCTGGCGGTTCAGCCGCGGCTCACGGAGCAATCCGCTCAGCAACTCGCGCAGCGCCAGTGTCTCCCGTGTGGCGCCCATGAGGGCGGTCTGCGCCAGCGTGTTGTGGATCAGCGCTTCACCCACGGGACGGCGCTCGCGCGAGTAGCTGTCGAGCAGTGCCTCCGGCGCACCGTCCTTCACCACCGCCGCGAGCTTCCATCCCAGGTTCATCGCGTCTTGAAGGCCGACGTTGAGCCCCTGGCCCCCCGCCGGAAAGTGGATGTGCGCGGCGTCGCCCGCGAGCAGCACGCGTCCCTCGCGGTAACGCTCCGCGAGCCGCGTCTCGTTGCCGAAGCGGGACAGCCACCGGGGCTCACGCATGCCGAAGTCAGAGCCCGCGATGCGCAGCGTGCTCTCCCGCAGTTCCTCCAGCGTGACGGGTTCGCGCACCGGCGCCTTCTCGCGGAGCGGATCATTCACGACGATGCGGTGGACGCCCGGCGACATGGGCACCACCATCACGCCGCCCCGCTCGTTCGAGATGCCGAGGGCGGGCTGGGCCGGCGGTGCGCCCAACGTCACGTCGCCCAACACCGACGTGCGCGTCACGTCCGTCCCCGGGAACGGGATGCCCGAAAGCCTCCGCACCGCGCTCCGGGCTCCGTCCGCGCCCACCATGAAGCGCGCCCGGATGCGGAACGTGCCCGCGTCCGTGGAGCCCTCCAGGTCCACGCCCTCGTCGTCCTGTCGCAGGGCCTCCACCGTGTGGCCGCGCCGCACGGCCACGCCCAGCTCGCGCGCCCGTTCCTCCAGCAGGGCCTCCGTCACAGCCTGCGGAAGGAACAGCGTGTAGGGGAAGCGCGTGTCCAGGACGCTGAAGTCCAGGCGCGTGTCGAGCATCGCGAAGTGGCCGGTGGGCAGCGGCCGTCCCCGCTCCAGGAACCGGCCCTCCAGCCCTCGCAGCGCCAGCACCTCCAGCGAACGCGGATGCAGCGTCAGCGCCCGGGACTCGCGCACGGCCTCCACGCGCCGCTCGAACAGCTCCACCCGAACGCCCGCCAGCGCCAGCTCGCACGCGAGCCACAGCCCGGTGGGACCTCCTCCCACCACCGCCACATCAAGGACCTCCGCCATGACCGACCTCCCGCCCGAAGGCGTTAAACTAACGTTGTTAGGGATCGACTAACGGCGTTAGATTGTCAAGCCAGCGAGGGGCAGCGCGGGTATGCGAATCCAGCGGGAGCAGGTGGTGGCGGCGGCGTGGACGCTGCTGGACGAGCACGGCCTGGAGGGCCTCACGATGCGCGTCCTGGCGAAGGCGCTCTCCATCCAGGCCCCGTCGCTGTACTGGCACTTCCCGGGCAAGCAGGCCCTGCTGGACGCGATGGCGGACACGCTGGTGCGCGACGTGGCGCGGACGCTGACGCCGGAGTCACCGTGGGAGCCGGTGGTGCGCACCGTGGCGGAGGAGCTGCGGCGCGCGTTCCTGGCCCACCGGGACGGCGCCCGCGTCTACGCAGGCACCATCGTGGTGTCCGAGCACACGCTGCGCGTCTCCGACACGGTCATCGGCGCGCTGACACGGGCGGGGTTCGACTCGCGAGCGGCGGGCTGGGCGGCCTTCACCGTGCTCGACTACGTGCTCGGCTTCACCATCGAGGAGCAGGGCTTCACCGCGCAGGACGCCGAAGCGAAGGAGCGGGAAGGGGCGCTGCGTCAGCTCGCCTCCGCGCGCTATCCGCACGCGGCCGGCGCGGTGGACGCCATCCTGGACCGCGACTTCGAGCGCCGGTTCGCCTTCGGGCTGGACCTGCTCGTCGCGGGCATCCGCTCGCGGCTGTCCACGCCGTAGCGCGTCGCTGTCAG
Proteins encoded in this window:
- a CDS encoding FAD-dependent monooxygenase, yielding MAEVLDVAVVGGGPTGLWLACELALAGVRVELFERRVEAVRESRALTLHPRSLEVLALRGLEGRFLERGRPLPTGHFAMLDTRLDFSVLDTRFPYTLFLPQAVTEALLEERARELGVAVRRGHTVEALRQDDEGVDLEGSTDAGTFRIRARFMVGADGARSAVRRLSGIPFPGTDVTRTSVLGDVTLGAPPAQPALGISNERGGVMVVPMSPGVHRIVVNDPLREKAPVREPVTLEELRESTLRIAGSDFGMREPRWLSRFGNETRLAERYREGRVLLAGDAAHIHFPAGGQGLNVGLQDAMNLGWKLAAVVKDGAPEALLDSYSRERRPVGEALIHNTLAQTALMGATRETLALRELLSGLLREPRLNRQLADNIGALDVGYAPLDVPAPQTPSPLLSEWCGRRLSDVELGTDARLYAALHPGRWLLLGLGEDDARPLPRWEPGWPSQVTTLRGRLGRADFEGVGGLLVRPDGHVGWAWAA
- a CDS encoding TetR/AcrR family transcriptional regulator C-terminal domain-containing protein, with product MRIQREQVVAAAWTLLDEHGLEGLTMRVLAKALSIQAPSLYWHFPGKQALLDAMADTLVRDVARTLTPESPWEPVVRTVAEELRRAFLAHRDGARVYAGTIVVSEHTLRVSDTVIGALTRAGFDSRAAGWAAFTVLDYVLGFTIEEQGFTAQDAEAKEREGALRQLASARYPHAAGAVDAILDRDFERRFAFGLDLLVAGIRSRLSTP
- the kamE gene encoding lysine 5,6-aminomutase subunit beta — encoded protein: MVKPSKQIIRPYGDRRDDGMVQLSFTLPVPLSEKAKEAAAQFTKKMGFTDVKVAAAERAADQYTFFVVYARSNVTLDYAEIDVPEVVVRKMGFNDLNALIKEKVRRRIVVFGACTGTDTHTVGIDAILNMKGYAGDYGLERYPGFEAFNLGSQVPNEDLIKKATAKHADAILVSQVVTQRDVHKDNSRQFIDAAKAAGIHGKTLLLLGGPRVDHKLALELGFDAGFGAGTKPSDVANYIVHAVMKKEGTESADSHYQGEPT
- the kce gene encoding 3-keto-5-aminohexanoate cleavage enzyme, yielding MSRPMVLTAALVGAETTREQTPYLPITAEEIAEDAAKCREAGAAMVHIHVRTAEGKPSQDAELFRAAIRAIRKRTDVLVQVSTGGAVGMGVDERCGGLTLTGADKPDMATLTTGTVNFGEEVFWNPRPLVRDIAKRIKGIGLKPELECFDVGMIDEARYLAKEGLVELPAHFDFVLGVPGTLQARPEVLDFMIASLPEGSSWTVAGVGRQQLPFVEEAAKRGGNARVGLEDNIYLSKGVLAKGNFELVAEAAKRARAAGREIASPEQARQLLRLG
- the kal gene encoding 3-aminobutyryl-CoA ammonia lyase, whose protein sequence is MSTGTKAVLRLRMGSHDAHYGGNLVDGARMLGLFGDVATELCIRSDGDEGLFRAYDSVEFLAPVYAGDFIEAEGEIISEGNTSRKMRFEARKVIKPRTDVNDSAADVLPEAVVVCRASGTCVVPKDKQRVKR